In Raphanus sativus cultivar WK10039 chromosome 5, ASM80110v3, whole genome shotgun sequence, the following proteins share a genomic window:
- the LOC108857319 gene encoding ribose-phosphate pyrophosphokinase 2, chloroplastic, whose translation MASLALTSPPAVKVPSYLASTSSSLFSRSSSISFSAIESPCVSNSAKCNLAKALNVGNGNASIPIINGTTLPKYFDSSSSSRLEKPVSSRANTKLKLFSGTANPALSQEIAWYMGLELGKISIKRFADGEVYVQLQESVRGCDVFLVQPTCTPTNENLMELLIMVDACRRASAKKVTAVIPYFGYARADRKTQGRESIAAKLVANLITEAGADRVLACDLHSGQSMGYFDIPVDHVYCQPVILDYLASKSISSEDLVVVSPDVGGVARARAFAKKLSDAPLAIVDKRRHGHNVAEVMNLIGDVKGKVAVMVDDMIDTAGTIVKGAALLHEEGAREVYACCTHAVFSPPAIERLSSGLLQEVIVTNTLPVAEKNYFPQLTILSVANLLGETIWRVHDDSSVSSIFL comes from the exons ATGGCGTCGCTAGCTCTGACTTCTCCTCCCGCCGTTAAGGTTCCGTCGTACCTTGCCTCCACGTCTTCGTCTCTATTCTCCCGCTCCTCCTCGATTTCCTTCAGCGCCATTGAGTCTCCCTGCGTTTCCAATTCCGCG AAATGCAATTTGGCCAAGGCACTGAATGTTGGCAACGGGAACGCTAGTATTCCGATAATCAATGGGACGACACTTCCAAAGTactttgattcttcttcttcttcccggTTGGAGAAACCAGTCAGTAGTAGAGCCAACACAAAGCTCAAGCTCTTCTCTGGTACTGCAAATCCTGCACTTTCTCAG GAAATTGCTTGGTATATGGGCTTGGAGCTCGGCAAGATTAGCATCAAGCGGTTTGCTGATGGAGAGGTCTACGTTCAGCTCCAAGAGAGTGTTAGAGGCTGTGATGTCTTCTTGGTCCAGCCTACTTGCACTCCAACTAATGAGAATCTCATGGAGCTTTTGATCATGGTCGATGCTTGTCGTAGAGCTTCCGCTAAGAAAGTTACTGCTGTTATTCCCTATTTTGGATACGCTAGAGCTGATAGAAAG ACACAAGGGCGTGAATCCATTGCTGCGAAACTGGTAGCAAACCTTATAACAGAGGCAGGTGCGGATCGGGTCCTTGCATGTGATCTTCATTCAGGACAGTCCATGGGTTATTTTGACATACCTGTGGATCATGTCTATTGCCAG CCTGTGATACTAGATTATCTTGCTAGCAAGTCAATTTCATCAGAGGATTTGGTTGTGGTTTCTCCTGATGTTGGTGGAGTAGCTAGGGCTCGTGCTTTTGCCAAGAAACTATCCGATGCTCCTCTTGCCATTGTCGATAAGAGACGCCACGGCCACAATGTTGCTGAG GTTATGAACCTAATAGGTGATGTTAAAGGCAAAGTGGCAGTAATGGTGGATGACATGATTGATACCGCTG GAACCATTGTGAAAGGAGCAGCTCTTTTGCATGAGGAGGGTGCTCGTGAAGTTTACGCTTGCTGCACGCACGCGGTTTTCAG TCCGCCTGCTATAGAGCGGTTATCGAGCGGTTTGCTGCAAGAAGTGATAGTGACGAATACTTTACCAGTAGCGGAGAAGAACTACTTCCCGCAGCTAACGATATTATCGGTGGCTAATCTTCTGGGTGAGACCATTTGGCGTGTCCATGATGATAGCTCCGTTAGTAGCATTTTTCTTTGA